CGCCGCTCAGTGCCGTAAGGTGGGGTTCACCGACGCGGGGTGGAGCAGCTCGGTAGCTCGCTGGGCTCATAACCCAGAGGTCGCAGGTTCAAATCCTGTCCCCGCTACTGCCCAGAAGGGCCCGGATCCTCAGGGATCCGGGCCCTTCTGCCGTGTCCCAACGTCTCGGGCTGGCCGACCCTCCCAGACCCCTTGGTCCGGTCGCCGACGAATCCGCTTCTGCCGCCAGGGTCTCCGTGTACGGAAGGTCACTTTCCGTCGGTGATGTAGTAGTCGTTCTTGAGGTACTCCAGGGTGTAGCTGCCCAGGTCTTCCTCGGAGAAGGTGGCGGAGGACTTGACCGCTTCGAGCGGCATCTCGATCTTGTCGAGGGTGCGCACGGGGACGCGCTGCGGATCGACCGTCGCGGTCTGCAGGGCCTTCTTCTGCTCGGGCGAGATCATCTGGAACACGATCACGTACGTCGACGTGCACGGACCGAATCCCTGCTCCTCTGCCTTCTTCGCGCCGGGCCCGGCCACTTCGCAGACCGTGTCGATGTCCTCACGCCCGAGGCCGTGGAGGTACTGCTCGTACCGCTGGATCGCGCGCTCCTTCGTCCGGGGCGCGGGCTGGTTACCGGTCACAGTGGCCGACGGCTTCTCGGTTCCGGCGGACGCGGACGGCGTGCCCGACGGCACTTGCGCCGGTGTGGACGCGGACGGCTGCGAAGGCTTCGCGTCAGCGTTCTCCTCCGCTTGCTCCGGACCGCACCCGCACGCCACCAGCGCCACGCATGCAGATACCGCCACGCTCAACATCGTCCGCGTTCTCATCAGATCCCCTCCACCAGCCGACTACCCATCAAGAACTCACGCAGGAGCCGGCGGAACGGTTCCCGACCCGCGACTCGCGAACCGCGACCCGCCCCACGGAGCGGACAACCGCTGGGGTCGACGCTCGTGCCGTCATTCCCCAGCTGCGGCGGTGTCGTGACCCATGGTGTCGAAGACGGCCAGGTGGGTGACGTCGGCTCAGTAGGGTGCCGGCCAGCGCCGGTGCCCCGATGGAGTGTAGTGCTGCTCGGATCACGCCGGCCGCAGGAGCGGACTGGGTGCCGGCCACCACCGCCTACAACCTGATCGGGGCGGAAAAGGAGCGGATCCGCGCGGCGTTGTCAGCTGCCGCTGGGTGCGTTGAATTCTTCGACCGGGCCGAAGTCGCTGAACCTGCCGGTGTTGACGGCGGGGATACCGCGCATCTCCATGCGCTGCTCGAAGCGGACGGCGCGGCCTTGGCCATCGATCCACTGGTCGATGTCGAAGCCGGTCACGCCCTTGGCCTTCATCGAGCGGTGCGTCCGGGGATCGACGGAGGCCACCTGGTCGAGGTCGAGGTGTCCGGCAAGGTGGTAGGTGGGGGTGCCGCCCTGACCCTCCATACCCTTGCGTGCCGAGGGGCCGACGGCGAGCAGCAGCTTGGCGTAACCCGCATAGTTCGCCTCGTTGCCCTCAGCGCGCGGCATCTTCGTCCAGCCGCTGCCCGGCGTGAGGCGGTTGCGGACGTAGTTGGCGTCGGCCGTGGTCACCGTCTCCATCCAGATGGCCTGGGAGACAGGGACGTTTGCCGGCGTACGGATCTCGCCCCGGCCGGTGAACAGGGCGTTGTGGTTGCCTCTGCCGGTCATGGTCGATATGTGCTGGCCGGCGGCCGCGCTGTTGATCGTGATGGTCGCCGCGCAGGGGGTCTTCTCCCCACCTGCCGCCCGCGGTCACTAGCGCCGCGAAGATCGCCTGCTTCCTCCAGTTACCCGACTTCTCGCGGGCTGCGGACCATGGGATCTCCCCGAGCGGGCAGGGCCGTCCTGGGTAGGGCGGATCGATTCGGCTTGGTCCGTGCGGGTGAGTGGGGGTACTGGAGCAGGGCCGGCGGGGTCTACAACGGTGTCTGTCCGGCGTGGGTGGACTGTGCTTCGCCGCGACCGAATAGCCGGTGTCGGCCTGCCCTTGTCTCTCTCGTGCCCGTACTGCAAAGCGCTGTGGAGGTACGCCCATGTCCGCGAACAGGTGGACGGATGAGCTGCTCGATCCTCAGAGGAAGGCTGGTGATCCGCTCGCGGACACGGCCATCGAGGAGATCTACGCGCTCGGGCGCCAGGACGAGGTCCGCGAGGCCCTCCTCGCCAGGGACAACAACACGAGCGCAGTTCCCGCCGAGCTGCCGCCCCGGCTCCAGGAGTACTTCGCCCACAGCGCGGAGCTTCCAGCCTGGGCGGACCAGGCCCTGATCGCGCGCGGACAGGGACTGCTGGGCCGCTACCAGGGCCACATCGTGACCACACTTCTGTGCGGGTCCCTGCCGCTGTGCTACAGCTGTGCGGATGGTGCGCAGGTCCTCTACCGGTCGACGCGCCTGACGCAGGGCGTGTTCCGCAGGCTGATGGAGACCGCGCAGTTCATCGTGGATGTCCTGGAGACGGGCGGCCTGGGTCCGCAGGGGCGAGGGGTGAGCTCGGCGCAGAAGATCCGGCTGCTGCACGCCACGATGCGTTACCACCTGTCCCGGAAGGAGGACTGGGACACGTCCTGGGGCATGCCGGTCAACCAGGAGGATCTCGCTGCCACGTTGATGAGTTTCGCCGTCGTGATCCCGCAGGGTCTGGCCCGGCTGGGTGTCGCCCTGCCGGCGGCCGACCGTGACGCCTTCTTCCACGTCTGGCGGGTCGTCGGTCATGTCCTCGGCGTCGACGAGCGCGTCAACCCCGCTTCCTTCGAGGACGGCAGCACGCTGGTCGATGCCGTCCTGTCCCGCCAGCAACGGTCCTCCGAGGCCGGGACCGTGCTGACGAAGGGAGTGCTGGACTTCATCCGTGAGGTCCTGCCCACGCCCCTGTTCGCCGGAGTCGGTCCGACGCTGATCCGCCACCTCGCCGGAGACCGGGCTGCCGACATCGTCTCCGTGCCGCCGGCGGACCTCACCCGGATCGCCCTGGCCGGGCACAGCCCCCTCAGTCTCGGGTACGGCAAGACCGGCGACATCGTCCCCGTCCTGGCCAAGGCCTCCAACGAACTCGGACTCGCCGTCTTCAAGCAGGGCCTGCGCCTGTCCAACAAGGGCCGCCGCTACCAGTGGCAGGTCCCCACCGGGCTCACGCCCACCACCTGAGAGCGCCGCGTTCGGGCTGCCGTAGGGCCGGCCCGAACGGAGGCTTCCACACGACATCGGCATGACGGGACCCGCAGCCGGACCCCGTGATCGTTCTTACCGAGAACGGGGTACCGATGTTCCCCAAGGCCGTACGACGCCACGGAGGAAGTCGGCGACCTTGCCGGGCATGTCGAGGGTGACCGGCAGCATCGGATCTGATGGGATCGGCGCCGTCCCGGTACCCCGGAATGTCCGGGTTCAATGGACGTCCGTCACGCCTGTCGTCATCCGTTTGCCGACGCTCCCGAGCCGGTCGGCCGGCTCGGGCAGATTGCGGCCTCGATGTGGGCGAGTTGGGCGGCAAGGATCTCTTCGAACGCGGCGCGGCGATCCACCCCGAGGGGACGGACGTCGCGGGCGAAATGAGCCAGGGCCGGGAAGCGTTCGGGGTCGGCGCCCAGAACCGCCACGCGGAACAGCTCCATGCCCTGTTCGTACTCTCCGGGGGTAACGGTGCTGACCCCGGCCTCGGAGGCGATCAACGCAGCGATGAGGACCGCGATCCGGTGATAGCGCGTCGGGATCTCCTCGTCGGGCAGCCCCGACGCGCGCAGGGCCTGCAGCACCTCTTCCATGACCAGCCGGGAACCGGTGCCGCTTGATGCGTAGCGTCCCCAGACCGCGGCGAGCTGGGGCTGCTGACCGAAGGCCTCTCTCACGCGCAGGGCCAGGGATGTGATGCGCTGCTTCCAGTCGCCCTCGGGGCGGTAGCCGTCCATCGCGGCCAGGAGGATCCGGTCGGCGACCGCGCGCAGCAGTTCGGTCTTGCTGCGGAAGTGCCGGTAGAGGCTGGAGGAATCCGTCCCGAGGGCCGCGGCCAGCTTGCGCACGCTGAACGAATCCGCGTCGCTCGTGCGCAGCAGTTCCGCCGCCGTGTCCAGGATCTCTTCGGTTGACCAACGCCTTCGGCCTGCCATCTTGCTCCTCTCGCCGACTCTCATCCTACCTATGCACTTGGTGTTGCACGCACTGCGTGCATAATGAGGGCATGAGCATGCCGGGCGGGCCGGCACGCCACTCGTGCCCTGTTGTCCGGGTCAGCGACCGATGCGGAGCTCACCCCGGGGAACACGAAAGGACGCATGACGTGAAGAACCCACTGGATTCCGCGGCACTGAACGCAGCCATTGAAAACGTCCACGGCGCCGGGATGCCGGGCCTGTTCGCCGAGGTGCGAGACGGCGACCAGGTCTGGCGCGGCGCCGCCGGGGTCGCCGATGTCGTCACCGGTCGCCCCGTCACCGCCGACATGCGGCACCGCGTCGGCAGCATCACCAAGACCTTCACCGCCGCCGCAGTTCTGCAGCAGGTCGAGAACGGTCAGATCGGTCTCGACACACCGATCGGCCGGTACCTTCCGAAGCTGGTTCCCGGAGAACGCGGTGACGCGATTACGGTCCGGATGCTGATCAACCACACCAGCGGCCTCGCCGAGTACCTCCCGTACGCCTACCCCTCCCTGAAGGCGTTCCCCGCCCTCGCGGACACCGGACCCCAGAGCCTGGACGACCACCGACTCACGCGGTTCGACCCCGTTGAACTGATCGAGATGGGGGTCACCGCCCCTGCCGCCGGCGCCCCGGGCAGCACTCCGGGGGTGTACTCCAACACCAACTACCTGCTCCTCGTACAACTCCTGGAACAGGTGACCCGCACTACGGCCGAGCAGTACATCACCCGGAACGTCATCGAGCGCGCCGGGCTCCGGGACACCGAACTCCCCGCCGGACCGTACGTCAACGGACCGCACTCGCACCTCTACGAGGCGTGGTTCGGCATGATCGACCCGCCGCGCGACTACAGCGTCTACGACATGTCATGGGTCGGACCGTCGGCCTCATTGATATCGACCGTCGCGGACCTCAACCGCTTCTTCGGCATGCTGCTGGCCGGAGAGATCGTCAGCCCGTCGTCGCTGGCGCAGATGCAACGCACCGTCCCGGTCGTCTCCCAAGAGGGAAAGACGATCGACTACGGCCTCGGCCTGCACCCGATGGAGGGTCCCGGTCAGGGCACCTTCTGGGGCCATGGCGGCACGGTCTGGGGTGGTGGAGCACTGGCCATGACCCGTGCCGACGGCAAGCGGCAGATGTCCGTCGCGGTGAACCTGCAGAGGTGGAACAGGCTCGACTCCTCCGGCAAGCCGCAGCCCCACCCCATCGACGAAGCGCTTGCGACTCTTTACCGCGTGGCGATGTACGGCTGACCGGGCAGGAGATCCGCGAACGGAGCGCCCATGGGCAGGTGGACACGTAGTGCTCTTTCACGCGCCGGGCGGGCGGTGGGTGCTTTCGTTTTCGGGTGTGGTGGCGGCCCTTGTGCGGAGTTCTTCGACGATGCCGACGCCCGCGGCGGCGAGGGGGACGGCGAGGAGTGCTCCGAGTACGCCGGCGATGCTGGCTCCGGCGGCCACGGACATCATGATGGTGGCCGGGTGCAGGGACACTGTGCGGCTCTGGATGAAGGGCTGCAAGAAGTTACCCTCGATCGCCTGGACGACCAGGACCACGCCGAGTGCCCATAGTGCGGTGGAGGTCCCGCCGTGGGCGAAGGCTACGAGCACGGCCACCAAGCCCGACAGGAACGCCCCCACGAAGGGGATGTAGGCACCCATGAACACGAGGGCACCCAGCCCGGCGGCCCCGGGAACATCGAGGATCACCAGGCCGGTGAAGATGAGCAGGGAGTCGATCAGCGCAATGAGCGTGGTTCCCTGCATGAAGCCGGCCAACGAGTGGTAGGCGCGCCGTCCGCACGCCACCGCGGTGTCGGCCTGGGCACCGGGGACCAGGTGCCGGGCGAATGCCTCACTGCGGTGACCGTCGCGCAGGAAGAGGTAGACCAGCGCGAGGGCCAGGACGAAGATCGCGAGGACCTCGGTCGCCAGACTCAGACCCGACACCACCCCAGACGCCACCGAGCGGGCGACGGTGGCGCCCGCGTCGGACATGCCGTCGACCGCGCTCTGCAGCTGCCTGCCCGCGGGACCGAAGCGGTCGGCGAGTTCGTCCCCCGCGTCGGCGAGGCCGTCGGCGATCTTCCCGGCGCTCTCCGAGAGCGAGTGGATGACGGCGACCAGCGCGCCGCACACCAGGACGACCAGACCGGCGCAGGTGAGTCCGGCGGCGAGTGCGCGGGAGGCCCCGTGCTTCATCAGCCACGGCATCACGGACAGAGCGTGCAGAGGTTCACCATGCGGGCCGGCCCGAAGTGGGATCGGGCGGACACGGGGACGGTCAGCGGTTGTCGTGCAGTTCCTGGTGCATCTGGGGCTGGTTGTCCTGGTCGTGGGTGAGGGCGAACTTCTGGACCTCGTTGAAGCCCTTCGAGGCGATGCCGACGATCTCCTTGTACGGGTTGACACCGACGGCTTTCTTGGCACCGCCGCCGAGGAGGCCGCCGCCGATTCCGCTGATCAGGTCGTGGCCGGCCGCGATCGGCTTCGCTGCCGCGTCCAGGACGCTCTTGGGCAGGCCTGCCATGTCTGCGTACTTGTCGCTGAGCGCGTGTCGGACCATCGCTACGAACGCGTCGTGGACGCCCGGCGGGTAGAACTTCTTGTAGAAGTCGATGGCCTGCTTGGTCATGAAGACGCCGTCGTCGGTCTTCTTCCACTCGTTGTCGCGTTCCTGGTTCCACAGGGCCTCGACCTGGTCGGCGTCCTTGGGCATGAGCCACTTCTCGGGTGTGCCCAGGTAGTGGTTGACGTAGTGCCAGGCACACATGAAGCCCTTGGCGTCGTCCTTGGCGACGTCGATGCCCAGACGGGCCATGGCCTGGACGATCTGAGTGGAGAAGACGAACGCGGCGCCCGTGACGTACTTCTGCGAGACGGGCTCGCCCCACTTGGCGTAGTCCCACTCGCCGCTCTTCTTGTGGAGCTGGCGGACAGAGGCGTGGACGAGGCGGACCTTGGTGACGTTCGCGGCGAGTGTGCCGTCGCGCATGGCGTTCTTGTTGCCCATGTCGAGGAAGAGGCGGGAGGACTGGGACAGGCGGCGGCCGGGTCCTTCGACACCGCCGAGGCGGCCGGTGGAGCGGAGGGTGAAGGCTCCGGTCGGGGAGAGGTAGGTGCCGATGAGGCCGACCGTGCCCTGGAGCATGGTGGCTTCGCCGTGGTGGTGGGCGAAGAAGCTCTCCGCGGCCTTGACGTCGGCTTCGGACCAGTCCGGCGGCGCGGCTGCGGCTTCCTTGAGGAACTCCCCCAGGCGCGGGGGAAGTTCGGAGAGGTCTTGGCCGGGCTTGAGGGTTCCGATGGTGCGGAACAGGGCGTTGACCCCGTCGATCTCCTTGTTGTCGATCAGGTCGGAGACCAGTTGGTCGGCCTTGGGGTCGCCGGCCTTGTTCGCGGCTTCCAGTTCGGCGGCGATCGTGGCTGTCGTCAGTCCCATACTGGGACTCCCTTCACGGGGTTGGGCAGGAGTTCGCAGCCACGGGTGCACCGCGTTGGCCGGCACCGGGCGGCGGTCCGGCTGCGAAGCCGGGCAGCCACGATCGTTGCGGTCGGCGCAGGGGCGCCGGAGCCCTGCCGGCCTGCGGGATCGTTTACCCCTCACCCGAACGGACCGAACTCGTGTGGATGCCTGACCTGCGGAAACGATCGTCCCGGCAGCAGGGGTTGCCCCGACGGGTGCTCGTCGGCGACGAAGAGACGGTCACCGGAGCGGCAGGTGGGCCGACGGCTGGTCTCCTGGCCTCTGGAGCGCCGCCGACGGCCCCATCGCGGCCATGTCGGGGCCACGTCGGGGCCATGTCGGGGCCACGTCGGCGCAGATCGTCCGCCCTGCAGGGGGTCGCCGTTCGTGGTGCCGGCCCCGGGAGGCCGGCACCACGGCTCAGACGGCGTCGTTCAGGATGTCCTGGCTGGCTTTCTCCGCCAGGAGCAGGACGGGAGCCATCATGAACAGGCCCGGGATACGGGGGAAGGCCGAGGCGTCGACGACGCGGAGGTTCGCCGTGCCGTGCACGCGCAGGCGGCTGTCGAGGACCGAGCCGGTGCGGCCGGCCGGACCGATGGCCGTGGTGCACGACGCGTGGTGCCCCCACGCCTCACGCCGGATCCAGGCGGCGAGCTGGGCGTCAGTCTGGACGCGAGGGCCGGGGACTGCCTCGACCAGCGGATCGGCGAGGCCGACCTTGCGGTTGATGCTGCGGATCGTGCGGATCGCCTCGATCATCGCCGCGACATCCCCGTCGCCCGCACGGCCGTCGTCCATGGAACGGAAGTTGATCTCCGGCTGGACCGTCGAGTCGGCCGAGGCCAGGCGTACCGTGCCGGATCGGTCGGCCGCGTAGCCCTTGAGGACCAGCCAGCTGAGGTGCCGCTTGTCCTTGACCGCCTTGGTGTCGAAGTCCGGTACGTACCCGGCGAAATTGCCGGGCGCGGCGAACACGAACAGCTCCGGATGGGCCGAGCCGCGCGAGTACCGCCGTTTGATCCCGGTGGCGATCCCGTTGGAGGCGTACGGGGCCGCGGCCCGCCTCAGCGGGTCGCGCCACTCCGTCAGGCAGGGGTCGTCCTGGTCACGGAACTCGCACGAGGCGATGGCCGCCAGGTCGTGACCGAGCTCGGAGACCACGGAGACCTCGTACCGGTCCTGCAGGTTGCTGCCGACACCGGGCAGGTCGAGCAGGGGGGTGATGCCACGCGCGGCAAGGTGGTCGCGGGGGCCGATCCCCGACAGCATCAGCAACTGGGGGGTGTTGAAGGCTCCGCCCGCTACCACCACTTCCCGGGTGACACGGACGGTGCGGCGCAGGGACGCGCGCTCGGCGTCGCCGATCGGACGGGCGTCCGCGAAGGCGCCGTAGAGGTGCCGGCCGAGCAGCAGTTCCACCGCGGTGGCCCGCAGCGCTCCGCCCGCTTCCTCGAACACGATCCGTTCGGCAAGGGCGTCCGTGACCAGGGTGAGACGTTCGGGGTGACGGGTCTGGACATCGAGGAGCCGCTCCCTGATGGCGTGCCGGCGCCCGGCGAGGGCGGTCATCGGGGTCGCGAACACACCCTGAGCACTGCGGTCGACGTTCGCCTTGGAGTTCACATCGAGGTCGAGGGGGGAGGCCACCGGCCCCGGGGGCAGCGGCTCGGTGTTCGCTCCGAGCGCCAGGGCGTCGAGGAACGGGTCGCGCAGGGCGAGCAGCGGGCTCGAGCGCTCTACGGGCTGCCAGGACAGCACCTTCTTCCAGTGCACGTCCCACATCGTCTGCGGGTCCCAGCCCTGATCCCCGGTCAGGTCCCGGATGTACGCCCAGTCCGAGTGCTCGGGATACATGAGGATCATGGCGTTGTGGGCGGTGCAGCCGCCGAGGGTCGCGGCGCGGGGGTAGAGGATGCCTTTGCCCGGGACCCACTGGCTGCCGTGGGCGGCGTCGTCGGTGTAGTGGCGCACCCACATGTCCCAGCTGACCTCGGAATCGCGGGCGGCCTTGAGGTTGAGGGACGGGACCTCGTAGTACGTCTGGTTGCCCTGGGCCGGGCCGGCCTCCAGGACCAGGACCGAGTGCCCGGCTTCGGCCAGGTTCGCGGCGACGCTGCCGCCTCCCGGTCCTGATCCGATGACGAGGTACTCGACCTCGGCGGGCAGGTCCGCGCCCGGGCGACGGGTCTGGGCGCGGCCCGCCGCAGTGGCCGGCAGGCCGGCGGTGCCGGCCAGTACCGCGCCCACGACGGTGCCGAGGACCGCACGGCGTCCGGGGCCGGAGGAGGACGCGGGGATGCTGGGTGGGGGTGTCATGCCACACCCCTAGCGATCGTTCACTCAACGTGACGAGGGGCAGCGGTCAGATTAGGGCCGGGCGGCAGACAATGTTCACCCATCCGAGGGCGGCCCCCTGCGAGTTCGAACTCCCGGCAATCCTCGCTCAGAATATGCCGCTTGACGTGCCAAAACGTTCCCGCACGCGTTCGATTCGGTGTTGGGGTGAAGTACGGGTGAGCGTTACTCTGACCGGCGGGAGGATGTAGGGCGTGTGATCGGCTACGTACTGTGACATTCCCTCATGGACTCGAAAGAGCAGCAGATGAGTGGTCACGACGGGCTACCGGATGGGCGTCGGCGCTTGCGGCGGCTTCCGCCTAGGAACGAGCCTAACAACCCTGACCTCGCCGCCCAGCGAATGCGCCGCAGCCAAGGAATCCATTGATCGCCCTCACTGCTCTGACCCGACTCTGCCCGCCGCCGGCCGCACCGCAGCTCCCCATCGACTGGGACTCCGTGGAAGCGGAACTCGGCATGCGCCTCCCCGGGGACTTCAGACAACTCGCGGCCACATACGGTCCAGGACTCTACGGCGACTACATCAACATCTACCACCCACTAGCGAATACCCCCTGGGTCAGCCTCACCGGCCCCATGCCCGCACGAATCCGAGGACAACTCCAGCTCGACTACGACCAGGGCACCCACCCCGTCCCCTACGACCCGCAGCACTTGTTCGCCATGGGTGTCACCAGCAACGGCGAGTACCTGTTCTGGATCACCGACCCCCAAGACACCCCCGACAGTTGGCGCATCGCAGTCAACGAAGCCCGCGGCCCACGCTGGCACACCTACAACGGCACCCTCACCTCATTCCTCGCATCGGTCCTGAACGGAGAAACAGCCGTCCCGCAGTTCCCCCAGGACCTCCCCACCCCTCCCATCGCCTTCACCCCCTCCACAGCGCCCGCGATCGACTACCCCGAGCCTCCGGCCAGACCCGCCGTCAGCACCGACAGCATCCGGGCATGGGCACGGGCGAACGGCTACCAGGTGCCCGAACGCGGCAGGATTCCCGCTGACGTCCGGAACGCGTGGGAGCAAGCCAACCCGGCCTGACCAGGTCACTTACCGGCATGGCTGTACACACACTGACCGAGCGGACGGATCTTCGTACCCACGCCGCTGCCGAAGGCTTGCTACACGAGTTCGGGCCCAGGCATCTGCTCGGCGAAGGTCACCTTCGGGAAGGACGGGTTCTGCAGTACAGACGGCGCGCGGACAACTCGATCCGGACCGGTTGGTCGCCGAGCGCCCCATCGACGAGTGCCGGACATAGCGGCTGTGGATCCAATCGCTCAGGACACCGCACCACCCGCTGCAGCCCGCTGGAACACGGGCACGGGTACGGGCCTCGATCCCGACGACAGGACGGGAGGTATCGGCCGACAACACCATTATCCCGGCCAAGTGCGGTAAAAATTTTGGCAGTTCAACAGAACACGCTCCAAGGCTATCCACCCGGTAGCGCTGCGACCGCCCGCATCGACATGGTCTCCGGCTACGAAATTCTCGCCAGAGCCACGTCCATGTGTACGCCGACACACCCACCGACGTGCAGTGGGTGCTGGGCCATGCACATCTGACGACCGCCCAGAGACCCGCCGCAGATGTCGAGCGCCACGGAAGCGCCGCTTCCCCCCTCACCCGGCCAGCCCCCACCCCGGCGCCCTCCCCGTCCACCCCGAGGGCGGGCTCCGTCAGCAGCCGACCGCCGGGCCGTGTCCGCCCACCACTCCCGGGATGCGCCGGAATTGCCCGGGGGGACTCTGATGGTCGGGGTTGCATCAAATGCCCTCGCCAAGCCGCGGCGCCATAGCCAGGCGCAAGACCGCGAGGTTTGAGATGAAGCCTGGATATGTCGTGGGGGCTGCAGTTCCGCTGACCCGCGTTCCCCGGCTCGGGCCGGGCAGGCCCCGCAAGAAGCCTGACAGCGTCGCGGCGGACAAGGCCTACAGCAACGGGCCCTGCCGCGAGTACCTACGCCGAGGGGGCAGCCGGCACACGATCTCGGAGAAGAGCGGCAGCCGGGCCGCCCGCCTGCGCAGAGGCTTACGCGGCGGATGGCCACCCGGCGTCGATGAAGCACGGTACAAGAAGCGCAACACCGTCGAACGAGCGATCAACCGCTTGAAGCAGCAGCACCGGGCAGTCGCCACTCGCTACGACAGGCGGCTACGTCTTCCTCGGCACCGCCACCGCGGCAGCCCTCGTGATCTGGCTCCGTAGCTGAGTACCGGCCTCACAAGGCAATCGGCCGGTACGCCAAGGCCTGGTCGACCACTTCCTCGGCAGACAACTCCCGCTCCGGCGGCCAGAAGACCAGGCCGCTGACGTGACCGGAGGGCAGGCCAGAGCTCTGTCGAGCCTGCCCAGCCAGTCGTTCACCTCGTCCTCAGAGGAGTAGTCCCGCCTCCATGATCCGCTGCACGAGCGCGACCGCTTCCGCGCGTTCTCCATCTCCAGGCCGTCTCCCCGTCGGATCCCGCACGGGAGGACGAGGTCCCCGTCGGCAACCGGTGAAGCTCCCCCGGGACGAGGAGCCGGAGGGCCTGGGCGGTGGGGCGGAGGGGGCCGTGGCCGCCCCGGGTTGCGGCCTTCACCCGAGGTGCCATCGTAGAAGTAAAGGCATTGCTCGGTGACCGATTGCCGAGGGTTGAACCATGGAAGACGAGCAAGCGCACGTCGCATTCAGCGATGACCAGTTCGACCTGGACATCCGCGTCAAGATGACGACGAAGGAAGTCGACAGGTTCGTCATCGCGGACAGCCACAGCTGTGCCAGTACCTGCGGCGACGAATGCACGAACAGCTGTGCCAGTACGTGTGCGAGCAATTGCCCCGTGCTCGACACCCCCAACGAGACCGAAACCTGTGGGACCTGCGGCTCCTGCACCTCGGAGTGCGACCGCAGTCTCTACGAGGATCACTACGTCCTGGAAGTCAGCCAGGTCCGGGCCGACGGAGTCACCCGCAAGGTCGCCGGTGAGCATGTCATCCGCCGCGTCGTCGAGCACGCCCCACGGGAAGGCTGATGGCCCCGCCCGCCTGGCAGCCGGCCATCGGCGATCCGCAGACCGTCGCCTCGGTGCGCGCCGTCTCCGTGGACGTGCTCTCGCGGCTGCGTGACCCCGACATCGTCGAGGGAGCGGCCCGGACGGCGGTGCTCCAGGGACGTCCGCGGTG
This DNA window, taken from Streptomyces sp. NBC_01408, encodes the following:
- a CDS encoding oxygenase MpaB family protein gives rise to the protein MSANRWTDELLDPQRKAGDPLADTAIEEIYALGRQDEVREALLARDNNTSAVPAELPPRLQEYFAHSAELPAWADQALIARGQGLLGRYQGHIVTTLLCGSLPLCYSCADGAQVLYRSTRLTQGVFRRLMETAQFIVDVLETGGLGPQGRGVSSAQKIRLLHATMRYHLSRKEDWDTSWGMPVNQEDLAATLMSFAVVIPQGLARLGVALPAADRDAFFHVWRVVGHVLGVDERVNPASFEDGSTLVDAVLSRQQRSSEAGTVLTKGVLDFIREVLPTPLFAGVGPTLIRHLAGDRAADIVSVPPADLTRIALAGHSPLSLGYGKTGDIVPVLAKASNELGLAVFKQGLRLSNKGRRYQWQVPTGLTPTT
- a CDS encoding TetR/AcrR family transcriptional regulator, yielding MAGRRRWSTEEILDTAAELLRTSDADSFSVRKLAAALGTDSSSLYRHFRSKTELLRAVADRILLAAMDGYRPEGDWKQRITSLALRVREAFGQQPQLAAVWGRYASSGTGSRLVMEEVLQALRASGLPDEEIPTRYHRIAVLIAALIASEAGVSTVTPGEYEQGMELFRVAVLGADPERFPALAHFARDVRPLGVDRRAAFEEILAAQLAHIEAAICPSRPTGSGASANG
- a CDS encoding serine hydrolase, encoding MKNPLDSAALNAAIENVHGAGMPGLFAEVRDGDQVWRGAAGVADVVTGRPVTADMRHRVGSITKTFTAAAVLQQVENGQIGLDTPIGRYLPKLVPGERGDAITVRMLINHTSGLAEYLPYAYPSLKAFPALADTGPQSLDDHRLTRFDPVELIEMGVTAPAAGAPGSTPGVYSNTNYLLLVQLLEQVTRTTAEQYITRNVIERAGLRDTELPAGPYVNGPHSHLYEAWFGMIDPPRDYSVYDMSWVGPSASLISTVADLNRFFGMLLAGEIVSPSSLAQMQRTVPVVSQEGKTIDYGLGLHPMEGPGQGTFWGHGGTVWGGGALAMTRADGKRQMSVAVNLQRWNRLDSSGKPQPHPIDEALATLYRVAMYG
- a CDS encoding AI-2E family transporter, translated to MPWLMKHGASRALAAGLTCAGLVVLVCGALVAVIHSLSESAGKIADGLADAGDELADRFGPAGRQLQSAVDGMSDAGATVARSVASGVVSGLSLATEVLAIFVLALALVYLFLRDGHRSEAFARHLVPGAQADTAVACGRRAYHSLAGFMQGTTLIALIDSLLIFTGLVILDVPGAAGLGALVFMGAYIPFVGAFLSGLVAVLVAFAHGGTSTALWALGVVLVVQAIEGNFLQPFIQSRTVSLHPATIMMSVAAGASIAGVLGALLAVPLAAAGVGIVEELRTRAATTPENESTHRPPGA
- a CDS encoding oxygenase MpaB family protein, with translation MGLTTATIAAELEAANKAGDPKADQLVSDLIDNKEIDGVNALFRTIGTLKPGQDLSELPPRLGEFLKEAAAAPPDWSEADVKAAESFFAHHHGEATMLQGTVGLIGTYLSPTGAFTLRSTGRLGGVEGPGRRLSQSSRLFLDMGNKNAMRDGTLAANVTKVRLVHASVRQLHKKSGEWDYAKWGEPVSQKYVTGAAFVFSTQIVQAMARLGIDVAKDDAKGFMCAWHYVNHYLGTPEKWLMPKDADQVEALWNQERDNEWKKTDDGVFMTKQAIDFYKKFYPPGVHDAFVAMVRHALSDKYADMAGLPKSVLDAAAKPIAAGHDLISGIGGGLLGGGAKKAVGVNPYKEIVGIASKGFNEVQKFALTHDQDNQPQMHQELHDNR
- a CDS encoding GMC family oxidoreductase; translated protein: MTPPPSIPASSSGPGRRAVLGTVVGAVLAGTAGLPATAAGRAQTRRPGADLPAEVEYLVIGSGPGGGSVAANLAEAGHSVLVLEAGPAQGNQTYYEVPSLNLKAARDSEVSWDMWVRHYTDDAAHGSQWVPGKGILYPRAATLGGCTAHNAMILMYPEHSDWAYIRDLTGDQGWDPQTMWDVHWKKVLSWQPVERSSPLLALRDPFLDALALGANTEPLPPGPVASPLDLDVNSKANVDRSAQGVFATPMTALAGRRHAIRERLLDVQTRHPERLTLVTDALAERIVFEEAGGALRATAVELLLGRHLYGAFADARPIGDAERASLRRTVRVTREVVVAGGAFNTPQLLMLSGIGPRDHLAARGITPLLDLPGVGSNLQDRYEVSVVSELGHDLAAIASCEFRDQDDPCLTEWRDPLRRAAAPYASNGIATGIKRRYSRGSAHPELFVFAAPGNFAGYVPDFDTKAVKDKRHLSWLVLKGYAADRSGTVRLASADSTVQPEINFRSMDDGRAGDGDVAAMIEAIRTIRSINRKVGLADPLVEAVPGPRVQTDAQLAAWIRREAWGHHASCTTAIGPAGRTGSVLDSRLRVHGTANLRVVDASAFPRIPGLFMMAPVLLLAEKASQDILNDAV
- a CDS encoding histone-like nucleoid-structuring protein Lsr2, producing the protein MPARIRGQLQLDYDQGTHPVPYDPQHLFAMGVTSNGEYLFWITDPQDTPDSWRIAVNEARGPRWHTYNGTLTSFLASVLNGETAVPQFPQDLPTPPIAFTPSTAPAIDYPEPPARPAVSTDSIRAWARANGYQVPERGRIPADVRNAWEQANPA